A region of Toxorhynchites rutilus septentrionalis strain SRP chromosome 1, ASM2978413v1, whole genome shotgun sequence DNA encodes the following proteins:
- the LOC129769815 gene encoding uncharacterized protein LOC129769815 yields the protein MVWTDEETLSLIDMYRARPVLWDSSNEHYKNKYRRHDNLIELAVLFGVDKPEIERKIKNLQSHFMRERKKEAEGRQTGSGTDEPYESKWFAFQPMMFLAYKNEPGRIKDDVEDSEDQEGQKDSRVHIRSRGSRVGPASTRFKTSSNVTKTKRFQSSKSLRPKSSRLALRATPGSSSGLAFARADIKDEHSSYGEHIAIRLRRLPPRTRFLVQQSVNQMLFDAESGIYEQDSVPIKS from the exons ATGGTGTGGACGGACGAAGAAACGTTGAGTTTAATCGACATGTACCGTGCTCGTCCAGTATTGTGGGACAGCAGTAATGAGCACTACAAAAACAAATACCGGAGACACGATAATTTAATTGAACTCGCAGTGTTATTTGGTGTAGACAAACCAGAGATtgaaaggaaaataaaaaatttacaaaGTCATTTCATGAGGGAACGGAAAAAAGAAGCGGAGGGCAGACAAACTGGAAGTGGCACGGACGAACCATATGAAAGCAAATGGTTTGCTTTCCAACCGATGATGTTTCTGGCTTACAAGAATGAACCGGGAAGAATAAAGGATGATGTCGAg GATTCGGAGGACCAGGAAGGACAAAAAGATAGTCGAGTTCATATTCGATCCAGAGGTTCTCGAGTGGGGCCGGCATCAACACGGTTTAAAACTTCTTCAAATGTGACCAAAACCAAAAGGTTTCAATCTTCAAAGTCACTGCGGCCCAAATCCTCAAGACTTGCACTCAGAGCTACTCCTGGTTCATCCAGTGGACTCGCCTTTGCAAGAGCGGACATCAAAGACGAACATTCTTCGTATGGCGAACACATAGCAATTAGGCTACGCAGACTTCCACCGCGAACGAGGTTTTTGGTTCAGCAATCCGTCAACCAGATGCTCTTTGACGCGGAAAGTGGGATTTACGAACAGGACAGTGTACCAATAAAAAGCTGA